The genomic segment ACGATCCAGGCCACGATGGCGCCGAAGGTCACCATCTCGCCGTGCGCGAAGTTGTTGAGGCCGGTGGTGCCGAAGATCAGCGTGATTCCGATGGCCGCGAGGGCGATCAAGAGACCGAAGTTGAGGCCCGCGGCGAAGCGCTGCAGGAACTGCTCGAAGAAGCCCGTGGTCTGCCGGGTGTCGGCTCCCAGGGGGAACGAGCGGGTGATCGTGTTGGTCTGCCACTCGCCCGACGAGACCTCCGCCGAGCTCCGATCGGGATCGCGCAACGTCACGCCCTCGGGCAACGAGTCGGCGTCGAGGGTGACCGTGTAGTCGCCCTTGCCCGGCACGACGACCGACCAGCGGCCCGTCGCATCCGTGGTCGCCGTCTCGGTGAAGCCGTCGCCTTCCACCGTGACCTCCACGCCCTCGACCAGGGTGTCGCCATCCCGCAGGATGCCGCCGATCGAGTATGTGTTGGTGAAATCACCGGGCGCCGTGGGCGTCGGCGTGGGCGCCGGTGTCTCGGTGGCGTTCGCGGAGAACGATGCCGAGCCGAGCACGATGCCGAGGCACAGCGCGAGCGCTGCGACGATCATCGTGGTCAATCGGACACCGCGTCCGAGACGGATACCTGCGATCAAAAGACAGCACCTCCTGGAAGGAGACCGCCGGGTGCAGCGGCGATCTCCGTGTCTATGGTCGTAGCGACATTGCTAGACCATACATTCGAATTGTGTCCACGGTGTTTCAACTGGCCATCTAATTCGACGTTCGTCATTTCTACACGGAATACCGCCCACTTCCTAACGGTTACGATTGCAACAGGTAATCGCGCGTGAGGGAGAACAATGGACCAGCCGGATCCGTTCGGTTTTATCGGACTGACCTATGACGACGTGATGCTGCTCCCGGGCCACACCGACGTCATCCCGAGCGAAGCCGACACGACCTCCCGGCTCACGAAGCGCATTCAGGTCGCCACCCCGCTGCTCTCCGCGGCGATGGACACCGTGACGGAATCGCGGATGGCCGTGGCCATGGCCCGCGAAGGCGGCCTGGGCGTGCTGCACCGCAATCTCTCGATCATCGACCAGGCCGAGCAGGTCGACCGCGTGAAGCGCAGCGAGTCGGGCATGGTCACCGATCCGGTCACGACCACACCGGATGCGTCGGTCGCCGAAGTCGACGCGCTCTGCGGCCTCTATCGCGTCTCGGGCCTCCCCGTGGTGGACGGCCAGGGCGTGCTCGTGGGCATTGTGACCAACCGCGACATGCGTTTCGTGTCGCCGTTCGAGAAGTCGACCACGCTGGTGCGCGACGTCATGACGAAGATGCCGCTGATCACCGCTCGGGTCGGAGTCGACCCGGATGACGCGATCGCGATCTTCGCCCAGCACAAGATCGAGAAGCTCCCGATCGTCGACGATGCGGGGCGCCTCAGCGGCCTCATCACCGTGAAGGACTTCGACAAGAGCGAGAAATACCCGAACGCCACGAAAGACGCCGCCGGACGCCTGCGCGTCGGTGCGGCGATCGGCTTCTTCGGCGACGCCTGGCAGCGTGCCACCAACCTGCTCGACGCGGGCGTCGACGTGATCGTGGTCGACACCGCGAACGGCGACAGTGCGGGCGTGCTCGACATCATCCGCCGGCTGAAGAGCGACTCGGCATTCGCCGACGTGGATGTGATCGGCGGCAACGTCGCCACCCGCTCGGGCGCCCAGGCGCTCATCGACGCGGGGGCCGACGCCATCAAGGTCGGGGTAGGTCCGGGCTCGATCTGCACCACGCGCGTGGTGGCGGGCGTGGGCGTGCCGCAGGTGACCGCGGTGTACGAAGCGTCGCTCGCGGCGCGTGAATCCGGAGTGCCGGTGATCGCCGACGGCGGCCTGCAGTACTCGGGCGACATCGCGAAGGCGCTCGTCGCCGGCGCTGACACGGTCATGCTCGGGTCTTTGCTCGCCGGCTGTGACGAGAGCCCCGGCGACCTCGTGTTCGTCAACGGCAAGCAGTTCAAGAACTACCGCGGCATGGGCTCGCTCGGTGCCCTGCAGACGCGGGGCGAGAAGACCTCGTACTCGAAAGACCGCTACTTCCAGTCGGATGTGCCTTCGGACGACAAGTTGATCGCCGAGGGCATCGAGGGCCAGGTTCCGTATCGCGGACCGCTCTCGAACGTGGCCTACCAGCTGGCCGGGGGCCTTCGGCAGTCGATGTTCTACACCGGCGCGCGCACCATCCCGGAGCTCAAGGAGAAGGGCCGCTTCGTGCGGATCACCGCCGCCGGGCTCAAGGAATCGCACCCGCACGACGTGCAGATGGTGGTCGAGGCGCCCAACTACCGCCGCTGAGTTTTCGGATCCGCTCGCCCCGGTCACCCTTTCCCGGAGGCAGAACTCCTGGCTAGGGTTGGGAAGGAACGACGCCGAACACCGATCGCTTGACGAGTGGAGGCCGAAGATCCATGAGCGCACCGATACCCGGGCATGACGGTCAGCCGGGGCAGCTGCGTCAGCCCGGTCAGCCGCCCCCCGCGCAATCTCAGCGTGGCGGACTCTCGACGACCAGCAAGGTGTTGCTGTTCGTGGGCATCCCGGTCATAGTGCTCATCCTGCTCGCAGGTGCCGCCACGACGTTGATCTTCCTGCTGCCCGGCCTCGGCGCAGCACCGGTCAACGAGACCGCCGACGGTGATGGCGCGGCGAACATCCTGGTCGACACGAACAACGCCGAGCTGCGGTTCAGCGCGAGCGAAGACGACCAGGTGCACGCCGCGATGGAGGGGCGATACAGCGGCACCAAGCCGGCGATGCGGCTCGAGAGTTCGGGTGACGCCACGACGCTCCGCGGCGGATGCCCGGAAGGCTGGCTGATCTTCAGCCGCTGCTCCGTCGTGATCACGATCTCGGTGCCGGCCGAAAGCAACCTCACGGTGACGACGACGAACGGCAAGATCACCGCATCCGCTCTCGACGGAGACCTCGATTTCACCACGATGAATGGTGCCGTCGACGTGGAATCACCCACGGGCCAGGTCAGGCTTGACACGACGAACGGTGCGGTGCGCGTGAGCGACGCCGAATCGAGCGATGTGAGCGCAGAGACGACGAACGGGGAGATCCGGCTCGAGTTCTCTGAGGCACCCGACACCGTCACAGCCAAGACGACGAACGGTTCCGTCACCGTCCGCGTGCCCGACGATGGTGAGGACTACTTCATCGAAGCTCAGACGACGAACGGCGACATCGACACGGATGGGCTGGTCAGCGACCGCAGGGCCGATCGCACGATCACCGCGGAGACGGTGAACGGCGGCGTCACCGTCGACTTCAACGAGGGCTGAGCGCGCGGCGGGGCGCTAAGGTCCGCCGGTCGAACGTGCCGACCCCGGCCGATCGGATGATGCGGGACACGCCCCACGGAACGGCCGGCACCCCCGATGCGATCGCCCACTCCGGTGACGACGGTGGAACGGCTGCTGCGTTCGGATGCCAGGGGCGGAATACGTTTCGACCCGTCCCACCGCTTGTCGGAAGGGGCCGGATAGGATGAGGCGTGATGGAAATTGAAATCGGCCGTGCCAAGCGCGGGCGCCGCGTCTTCGCCTTCGACGACATCGCGGTGGTGCCATCGCGTCGCACGAGAGACCCGCAAGACGTCTCGGTGGGCTGGTCGATCGACGCCTACCACTTCGACATCCCGGTGCTCGCCGCACCGATGGACTCGGTGGTGTCGCCGCGCACCGCGATCATGATCGGGCAGCTCGGCGGACTCGGGGTGCTCGACCTCGAGGGTCTGTGGACGCGCTACGACGACCCCGAGCCCCTGCTCGAGGAGATCCGCACCCTGCCCGAGGCCAAGGCGACGCAGCGCATGCAGGAGATCTACGCCGAGCCCATCAAGCCCGAACTCGTGACGGCCCGGCTCGCTGAGATCCGCGCATCCGGAGTCACCGTGGCGGGCGCGTTGTCGCCGCAGCGCACGCAAGAGCTCTACGAGACCGTCGTCGCCGCCGGCGTCGACCTGTTCGTCATCCGCGGCACGACGGTATCGGCCGAGCACGTCTCAAAGACCGTCGAACCGCTCAACCTCAAGAAGTTCATCTACGAACTCGACGTGCCGGTGATCGTGGGCGGTGCCGCAACCTACACCGCGGCTTTGCACCTCATGCGCACCGGTGCGGCCGGCGTGCTGGTGGGGTTCGGCGGGGGAGCCGCCTCCACCACCCGCGCCACCCTGGGCATCCACGCCCCCATGGCCACCGCGGTGGCCGATGTGGCCGGAGCCCGCCGCGACTACATGGACGAGTCGGGTGGCCGCTACGTGCACGTGATCGCCGACGGAGGTCTCGGCACCTCGGGCGACGTCGTGAAGGCCATCGCAATGGGGGCGGATGCCGTCATGCTCGGCACCGCGCTCGCTCGCGCCGACGACGCGCCCGGCGGCGGCTGGCACTGGGGCCCCGAGGCCCACCACTCGCAGCTGCCTCGCGGCAACCGCGTGCGTGTGGGCCAGGTGGCGCCGCTCGAACAGATCCTGTACGGCCCCTCTCCGGTGGCCGACGGAACCGCCAACCTCATCGGTGCACTGCGCCGATCGATGGCGACGACGGGATACTCCGACCTCAAGGAGTTCCAGCGGATCGAAGTGGTTGTAGCCCCCTACCGGGTTGATTAGCGTGTGAACTGACGGAGTCAGTTCCTAGCTCTGCGATGAAGGAGAGTTCCATGGCAACGAAGACCTCGGTTTCGCACTCGACGAAGATCGGTCCGGAGGAACGCGCAGCCGCCATCGAGACCCTCAAGACGAAAGAGCTCGACATCCTCGTGGTGGGTGGCGGCATCGTCGGCACCGGCAGTGCCCTGGATGCCGTGACGCGGGGCCTCCGGGTGGGCATGGTGGAAGCGCGGGACTGGGCATCCGGAACCTCGAGCCGCTCGTCGAAACTCGTGCACGGCGGCATCCGTTATCTGGAACAGCTCGACTTCCGGCTCGTGCGCGAGGCGCTGATCGAACGGGGCCTCCTGCTGCAGCGGATCGCCCCGCACCTCGTGAAGCCCGTGCGCTTTCTCTACCCCCTGCAGAAGCGCGTGATCGAGCGGGCTTACGTGGGGGCCGGGATGCTCCTGTACGACATCTTCTCCTACTCCGGTGGCCGCCCTCCCGGCGTTCCGCATCACCGCCACCTGTCGAAGCGGCAGGTGCAGAAGCTCATGCCGAGCCTCGGAAAAGACGCCTTGATCGGCGGCATCACCTACTACGACGCCCAGGTCGACGACGCTCGCTACGTGGCGAGCGTCGCCCGCACCGCCGCCTCCTACGGCGCCCACGTGGCCAGCCGGGTGCAGGTGGAGGGCTTCATCAAGGTGGGTGAGCGGGTCGTGGGTGTGAACGCGCACGATCTCGAGACGGGCGAGAAGTTCGAGATCCGCGCGAAGCAGGTGGTGAACGCCACCGGCGTCTGGACCGACGACACCCAGGCCATGGTGGGGGAGCGCGGGCAGTTCAAAGTGCGCGCCTCGAAGGGCATCCACCTCGTGGTGCCGCGGGATCGGTTCCAGGGCAAATCGGGCCTGCTGCTCCGCACGGAGAAGAGCGTTCTCTTCGTCATTCCGTGGGGCCGCCACTGGCTGGTGGGCACCACCGACACCGACTGGCATCTCGACAAGGCGCATCCGGCCGCCACCGCTGCCGACATCGACTACGTGCTGGAGCACGTGAACAAGGTGCTCGCGGTGCCGCTGACGCGCGAAGACGTCGAGGGTGTGTTCGCGGGATTGCGGCCACTGCTGGCCGGCGAGTCCGACCAGACCTCGAAGCTCTCGCGCGAACACCTCGTGGCGCACTCGGTGCCGGGGCTCGTCGTGATCGCCGGTGGCAAGTGGACGACGTACCGCGTGATGGCGAAGGATGCGATCGACGCCGCGGTCTCGGCGCTCGACGGCAGGATCTCACCCTCGGTGACCCAGGACATCGCGTTGCTCGGCGCGGAGGGCTACCAGGCCGCCTGGAACAAGCGCGCCAAGATTGCTCGCAAGTTCGGCGTTCACACGGTGCGGATCGAACATCTGCTGAACCGCTACGGCACGCTGACCGACGAGCTGCTCGATCTCATCCTCGACGACCCGAGCCTGGCCGATCCGCTCCCCGGTGCCGATGACTACATCGGAGCCGAGGTTGTGTACGCCGCCTCGCACGAGAGCGCGCTGCACCTCGACGACGTGCTCGCCCGGCGCACCCGCATCTCGATCGAGGCCTGGGACCGCGGTGTCTCGGCGGCCCCGGTCGCCGCCAAGTTGATGGCCGGCGTGCTCGGCTGGGACGAGGAGACCACCGAGCGCGAGGTCGCCTACTATCTCGAGCGAGTGCGGGCCGAGCGGGCGAGCCAGGAGCAGCCCGACGACGAGTCGGCGGAGCGCATCCGCCTGCAGGCGCCCGACATCGTCGAGACGAACTGAGGTTCTGCACAGGGCGTCTCCCGCGAGCGTTCTCCACAAGCTGAGGCCGCCAGAGCGGGGCCCGTGCGCTGCGGGCCTAAAATAGGAGTACCGCGATCGCGGTGACTTCTTGAGGAGACAGCACATGGTGGACGTTCGGCGAGTGAAGCTTCCCGGAGTGGGGGTGCTGCACACCTTCTACACCTCCGACGGCGGAAAGGTGGGCGTGATCGCCCACCGGTCCGGGCACAGCGACCTCATCACCTTCGCCGACGACGAAGACGGCCCCGACGTGACGAAGGTGTCGCTGCGGCTCTCCGAAGACGAGGCGCACACCCTTGCCGAACTCCTGGGTGGCACGCAGATCACCGAGTCGCTCACGGCACTCGACCAGATCCCCGGCCTCAGCATCGACTGGTTCACGGTCGACTACGAAGACCACATCGCCGGGCAGCCTCTCGGCAGCCCCGCTGAGCGCGGCATCGCCGGGCTCACCGTCGTCGCCGTGGTGCGCGGTGAGTCCACGAACCCGGCTCCGGCACCCGACTTCAAGGTCTTCCCCGGCGACACACTCGTCGTCGCGGGTTCGCCCGAGAAAGTGGCCAAGGCGTTCAACTTCTTCCGAACCGGTGCGGCGAAGCCGAAGGTCGCGGTCGACGGTCCGCCCGGAAACTAGACGGCCGGACGCATGCACCTAGGCCCCGACCTCCTCGTCCTCGGCGTCCTCTTCGTCATCGCCTATGTCCTCGGGCGGCTGGGCAAATCCATCGGGCTCCCCGCCATCCCGATCTACATGGTCGTGGGCCTCTTGGCCAGCCCGTACTTCGGCTGGTTCCCGATCAACTTCGTGCACGGGGAGTACATCGAGCTGATCGCGGTCTTCGGACTGATCCTCCTGCTGTTCAACCTCGGGCTGGAGTTCGACCAAGACGAGTTCTTCGGCAACGCCGGCAAGCTCATCATCTCGGGCGGCTCCTACATCGCCATCAACATGGTGGTGGGCTTCGCCTTCGGCTTCCTGGTGGGGTGGGGCACCCGAGAGGCGCTCGTCATCGCGGGGATCACCGCGACATCCTCCAGCGCCATCGTCACGAAGCTCCTGATCGAGCTCAACCGGCTGGCCAACCGCGAGACCCCGATGATCCTGGGTGTCACGGTGGTCGAAGACGTGTTCATCGCCATCTACCTGGCCATCGTCTCGGTGGTGCTCTCCGGCGAGACCGAGATCTGGCCGGTGGTGGGCAAGCTCGTCATCTCGTTCGTGTTCCTCATCGTGATGTTCGCGGTGGCGCGCTGGGGCGGTCGTGTGGTGTCGCGCCTGTTCCGCACCAAAGACGACGAGCTGTTCACCATCTTGTTCTTCGGGCTGGCGATCATGTTCGGCGGCCTCGGTGAGATCCTCGGCGTGACGGATGCGATCGGGGCGTTCCTCATCGGCCTGGTGCTCGGCGCCACCCGCTATCGCAACCGGATCGAGCAGATCGCCATCCCGTTGCGCGACGTGTTCGGCGCTTTCTTCTTCTTGAACTTCGGACTCGGGCTCGACCCGACGAAGTTCCCGGAGGTCATCGTGCCGGTGGTGATCGCGGTGGTGATGACGGTGGTGCTCAACATCATCGCGGGCCAGTTCGTGGCCTGGCTGAACGGCCTCGGGCCGCAGGCCGGCATCAATACGGCGGCCATCCTGCAGAATCGCGGAGAGTTCGCGCTGATTCTCGCGACGCTGGCGCTCGCCGCCGGCCTCGACTCGCGCATCCAGCCTTTCGCCGGACTCTACGTGCTTATCATGGCGATCATGGGTCCGATCCTCGCCGTCAATTCCGAGAAGATCGGTGCGGTGGTGCTCGGCACGAAGAAGAAGCAGGCCGTGGCGAGAGCGCGCTCCGCCGAAGCGGCCGAGGCCATCGCGTTGATGGAAGCCGAGACGCGCGGCGACCGCCTCGGCGAGGTGGAGCAAGTGCCCGCTGCCTACAGCGGCGGTACGGGCGGTTCCGGCGCACCGGGCGGCGGTGACGCCGCCGTGGTCGACGCCGATACCGATCTCGACCTGGGCGACGTCGACGATCTGCCCGAACCCGACCGAGCGCACGCGGAACGCCTGATCGAACAGGCCATGCAGCAGTCCGACGAAGAGAAGCCCCGACCGAGAGACAGCGAGTATTGAGCATCTTCAGTGTGATGCGGCGGCCGCGCTGGATCGCGACCCTCGTTCTCGCCTTGGCGGTGGCCGGCGGATTCGCCGCCCTCGGCCAGTGGCAACTCGATCGCGCCGTCTCGACGGGCACCGTCGTGAACGACCAGACCGAGCAGGTGCGGCCGCTCACCGACGTCGCGCAGCCGCAGGCCCCGGTGGTGGAGACGCAGGCGGCGCAGCGTGTGAGCGTGCCGGGGCACTTCGTGGCCAGCGGCTACGACGTTCTGGGAGGCCGGCTGAACGACGGGGCCGACGGCTTCTGGGTGATCGGTCAGTTCGCGGTCGACAGCCCCGCCGACACCTACCTCGCCGTGGCCCTCGGCTGGACGCCACAGGCCGAGGAAGCCCTTGCGACAGCTCAGGCTCTCGCGGCCAACGCGGGATCGGTCTCTGAGACACTCGTCGGCCGATACCTGCCGACCGAGGCTCCTGTGCTCTCCGACGACCAGAAGCCGCTCGTCGGCGTGGAGTCGCTCTCCGGCGGGCCGATCCAGACCACCATGTCGGTCTCGACCCTGATCAACCAGTGGCCGGAGTTCGACCAGGCCGCCGACGTCTACGGTGGCTATGTCGTCACCGACACCCCGCCGGTCGGCCTCGACGTCATCTCCTCGCCCGAACCGTCGCGTTCGGTGGAGCTCAACTGGCTCAACATCTTCTATGCCGCCGAGTGGGTGGTGTTCGCCGGCTTCGCCATCTACCTCTGGTACCGCCTGGTGCGCGACACCTGGGAGCGCGAGCAGGAGGAAGCCGCAGATAACGCTCCGGATGCGCGGGTAGGCTAGTTTCCATGGCTCTCGCACCCAAGTTGAAGGACTTTCCGCGCATCCGCGGAGCCCTGAAGTTCTACCAGGTCGCCTCGATCATCACGGGCACGCTCCTTCTCCTGCTGTGCGCGGAGATGCTGCTGAAATACACCCCGATCGCGCTCGAACTCGAGCTCGGCGGCCCGCAGGGGTTCCTCGCCCTCGTGCCCGCCGGCACCACAGTCGCCGTGAACATCAGCCTCGGCATCCTGATCGTGCACGGCTGGTTCTATGTCGTCTACCTGTTCTCCGACTTCCGACTGTGGAGCCTGATGCGCTGGCCGTTCCTGCGGTTCATCATCATCGCGCTCGGCGGAGTCATTCCCTTCCTCTCCTTCTTCCTCGAGGCGCGTATCGCCCGCGAGGTCACGGCCTACCTCGCCACGCGCGAAGCCGAGGCCGCCCTACCCGAACCTGTGGAGGCATCCAATTAGCGGATCAGACACCCCTGACCATGAGGAACTGACTCGTCCCGTTCTGGTCGTCGACTTCGGTGCGCAATACGCGCAGCTGATCGCGCGCCGAGTGCGTGAGGCCAGCGTCTACTCCGAGATCGTGCCGCACGACATCAGCGCGGCCGAGGTGGCGGCGAAGAACCCCGTCGGCATCGTGCTTTCGGGCGGCCCTTCGAGCGTCTACGAGGCGGGCGCGCCCGCCTTCGATTCGGAGATCTTCGAGCTCGGCGTGCCGGTGATGGGCATCTGCTACGGCTTCCAGGTGATGGCCCGCGCGCTCGGCGGCGAGGTGGCGCAGACCGGAGCCCGGGAGTACGGCTCGACCGACATGGCGGTCGGCGGCGACGGTGGGTCGCTGCTCAGCGAGCAGCCGCCCGCGCAGACGGTGTGGATGAGCCACGGCGACTCTGTGGTGCAGGCGCCGGAGGGCTTCGATGTGCTCGCGAGCACCGCGTCGACCCCGGTGGCCGCGTTCGCCAACCCGTCGCGGGGCCTCTACGGCGTGCAGTGGCACCCCGAGGTCAAGCACACCCAGTTCGGGCAAGACCTCATCGAGAACTTCCTGCACCGGGCGGCCGGCATCCCGGCCGACTGGAATCCAGGCAACGTCA from the Herbiconiux aconitum genome contains:
- the guaB gene encoding IMP dehydrogenase: MDQPDPFGFIGLTYDDVMLLPGHTDVIPSEADTTSRLTKRIQVATPLLSAAMDTVTESRMAVAMAREGGLGVLHRNLSIIDQAEQVDRVKRSESGMVTDPVTTTPDASVAEVDALCGLYRVSGLPVVDGQGVLVGIVTNRDMRFVSPFEKSTTLVRDVMTKMPLITARVGVDPDDAIAIFAQHKIEKLPIVDDAGRLSGLITVKDFDKSEKYPNATKDAAGRLRVGAAIGFFGDAWQRATNLLDAGVDVIVVDTANGDSAGVLDIIRRLKSDSAFADVDVIGGNVATRSGAQALIDAGADAIKVGVGPGSICTTRVVAGVGVPQVTAVYEASLAARESGVPVIADGGLQYSGDIAKALVAGADTVMLGSLLAGCDESPGDLVFVNGKQFKNYRGMGSLGALQTRGEKTSYSKDRYFQSDVPSDDKLIAEGIEGQVPYRGPLSNVAYQLAGGLRQSMFYTGARTIPELKEKGRFVRITAAGLKESHPHDVQMVVEAPNYRR
- a CDS encoding glycerol-3-phosphate dehydrogenase/oxidase encodes the protein MATKTSVSHSTKIGPEERAAAIETLKTKELDILVVGGGIVGTGSALDAVTRGLRVGMVEARDWASGTSSRSSKLVHGGIRYLEQLDFRLVREALIERGLLLQRIAPHLVKPVRFLYPLQKRVIERAYVGAGMLLYDIFSYSGGRPPGVPHHRHLSKRQVQKLMPSLGKDALIGGITYYDAQVDDARYVASVARTAASYGAHVASRVQVEGFIKVGERVVGVNAHDLETGEKFEIRAKQVVNATGVWTDDTQAMVGERGQFKVRASKGIHLVVPRDRFQGKSGLLLRTEKSVLFVIPWGRHWLVGTTDTDWHLDKAHPAATAADIDYVLEHVNKVLAVPLTREDVEGVFAGLRPLLAGESDQTSKLSREHLVAHSVPGLVVIAGGKWTTYRVMAKDAIDAAVSALDGRISPSVTQDIALLGAEGYQAAWNKRAKIARKFGVHTVRIEHLLNRYGTLTDELLDLILDDPSLADPLPGADDYIGAEVVYAASHESALHLDDVLARRTRISIEAWDRGVSAAPVAAKLMAGVLGWDEETTEREVAYYLERVRAERASQEQPDDESAERIRLQAPDIVETN
- a CDS encoding SURF1 family protein, with amino-acid sequence MSIFSVMRRPRWIATLVLALAVAGGFAALGQWQLDRAVSTGTVVNDQTEQVRPLTDVAQPQAPVVETQAAQRVSVPGHFVASGYDVLGGRLNDGADGFWVIGQFAVDSPADTYLAVALGWTPQAEEALATAQALAANAGSVSETLVGRYLPTEAPVLSDDQKPLVGVESLSGGPIQTTMSVSTLINQWPEFDQAADVYGGYVVTDTPPVGLDVISSPEPSRSVELNWLNIFYAAEWVVFAGFAIYLWYRLVRDTWEREQEEAADNAPDARVG
- a CDS encoding DUF3817 domain-containing protein, encoding MALAPKLKDFPRIRGALKFYQVASIITGTLLLLLCAEMLLKYTPIALELELGGPQGFLALVPAGTTVAVNISLGILIVHGWFYVVYLFSDFRLWSLMRWPFLRFIIIALGGVIPFLSFFLEARIAREVTAYLATREAEAALPEPVEASN
- a CDS encoding cation:proton antiporter, with the protein product MHLGPDLLVLGVLFVIAYVLGRLGKSIGLPAIPIYMVVGLLASPYFGWFPINFVHGEYIELIAVFGLILLLFNLGLEFDQDEFFGNAGKLIISGGSYIAINMVVGFAFGFLVGWGTREALVIAGITATSSSAIVTKLLIELNRLANRETPMILGVTVVEDVFIAIYLAIVSVVLSGETEIWPVVGKLVISFVFLIVMFAVARWGGRVVSRLFRTKDDELFTILFFGLAIMFGGLGEILGVTDAIGAFLIGLVLGATRYRNRIEQIAIPLRDVFGAFFFLNFGLGLDPTKFPEVIVPVVIAVVMTVVLNIIAGQFVAWLNGLGPQAGINTAAILQNRGEFALILATLALAAGLDSRIQPFAGLYVLIMAIMGPILAVNSEKIGAVVLGTKKKQAVARARSAEAAEAIALMEAETRGDRLGEVEQVPAAYSGGTGGSGAPGGGDAAVVDADTDLDLGDVDDLPEPDRAHAERLIEQAMQQSDEEKPRPRDSEY
- a CDS encoding GuaB3 family IMP dehydrogenase-related protein — its product is MEIEIGRAKRGRRVFAFDDIAVVPSRRTRDPQDVSVGWSIDAYHFDIPVLAAPMDSVVSPRTAIMIGQLGGLGVLDLEGLWTRYDDPEPLLEEIRTLPEAKATQRMQEIYAEPIKPELVTARLAEIRASGVTVAGALSPQRTQELYETVVAAGVDLFVIRGTTVSAEHVSKTVEPLNLKKFIYELDVPVIVGGAATYTAALHLMRTGAAGVLVGFGGGAASTTRATLGIHAPMATAVADVAGARRDYMDESGGRYVHVIADGGLGTSGDVVKAIAMGADAVMLGTALARADDAPGGGWHWGPEAHHSQLPRGNRVRVGQVAPLEQILYGPSPVADGTANLIGALRRSMATTGYSDLKEFQRIEVVVAPYRVD
- a CDS encoding cation:proton antiporter regulatory subunit, which codes for MVDVRRVKLPGVGVLHTFYTSDGGKVGVIAHRSGHSDLITFADDEDGPDVTKVSLRLSEDEAHTLAELLGGTQITESLTALDQIPGLSIDWFTVDYEDHIAGQPLGSPAERGIAGLTVVAVVRGESTNPAPAPDFKVFPGDTLVVAGSPEKVAKAFNFFRTGAAKPKVAVDGPPGN
- a CDS encoding DUF4097 family beta strand repeat-containing protein, giving the protein MSAPIPGHDGQPGQLRQPGQPPPAQSQRGGLSTTSKVLLFVGIPVIVLILLAGAATTLIFLLPGLGAAPVNETADGDGAANILVDTNNAELRFSASEDDQVHAAMEGRYSGTKPAMRLESSGDATTLRGGCPEGWLIFSRCSVVITISVPAESNLTVTTTNGKITASALDGDLDFTTMNGAVDVESPTGQVRLDTTNGAVRVSDAESSDVSAETTNGEIRLEFSEAPDTVTAKTTNGSVTVRVPDDGEDYFIEAQTTNGDIDTDGLVSDRRADRTITAETVNGGVTVDFNEG